One genomic segment of Epinephelus fuscoguttatus linkage group LG19, E.fuscoguttatus.final_Chr_v1 includes these proteins:
- the LOC125879065 gene encoding phosphoinositide 3-kinase regulatory subunit 5-like isoform X3 translates to MMPRMEQSSCTEDRIQHVLERCLSSLGLDTPDKQLWNAGLCINRWCLEELVKRDPHNFLILLQKILRKTKEVLEQSQYELVVPLTLLFSSTLLKAPQVASDCDVLQEAYILFHSFLSWPEPCSSACKRLLNIIQQELRAPGISFQRLLRMEQGISPEIHCSKTMTVLLVSPDEDVPPEVQSVSERLSSTQHSSRDVTITLILHAFQAALGTGHDLQALHTTLQTKRPEELEQLVEAVTDRMETAASTADLSTARRVLLQSMERLRESLAGPGPADGCPDTGAVETFTLPLPKCHTCSWENDTLGVLYYILTSGSDLDSLPDCFLKAELDEDDTNDTSVDEEDEMEGNKVEHEFQNHRISTTSSSSRDSGYSLSSSWSVVSTPSGSSGVESDFSEDTTHEDAEKGQESQPKLRKKPKKKSRSILGVERFSSFFKSPRSPSNCRRVQSMGYRGDFTTDCQRTGSQLKHSRSMSRQAHPLHPSTTALDPLSPRKHMCVRRRPILSCDEGDVTEVPTLVKVVVFGGDREAGRLARAYSDLQQKESKCPRLTKTCKLQFYFVPTKRRTIGSTGGGHTPTEGPTGTKTAASVESNGSILEDSTTDIAQMLGMMDPWYERNVLSLLSLSSDVLCQQTACKEGGDESVSSGSAESLPLLADLVLYYCRHADQPVLVQLYQAELTLAGGEKRREVFIHSLELGHTAGTRAVKAMGAASKRFGIDGEREAVPLTLSVGYNMVAVSGRSQWMQTEKVCTSVNLYKACRKPEQLDSRIESLQLTMTEVLKRQCSKSKKGYNQHISISKVKVDKVEVNGGIDGTTFAVCLDQDEKKFIQSVTRCEVSLCCKPGSSSDWMSYKPSPGQVQPLHPSYCSLLCLPITSFSASCP, encoded by the exons ATGATGCCGAGGATGGAGCAGAGCTCGTGCACTGAGGATCGTATCCAGCATGTCCTCGAGCGTTGCCTCAGCAGCTTGGGCCTGGACACTCCGGACAAACAACTCTGGAACG CTGGGCTGTGCATAAACCGCTGGTGTTTGGAGGAACTTGTGAAGAGAGATCCGCACAACTTCCTCATCCTTCTACAGAAAATACTGAGGAAAACAAAGGAG GTGCTGGAGCAGAGTCAGTACGAGCTGGTGGTGCCTCTCACTCTCCTGTTCTCTTCAACCCTCCTCAAA GCTCCTCAGGTGGCGTCAGACTGTGACGTGCTGCAGGAGGCCTACATATTGTTCCATAGTTTCCTATCCTGGCCTGAGCCGTGCAGCTCCGCCTGCAAACGCCTGCTGAATATCATCCAGCAGGAGCTCAGAGCACCAG GTATTTCATTTCAAAGACTGCTTCGCATGGAGCAGGGTATTTCCCCAGAGATTCACTGCTCTAAAACCAT GACGGTGCTGTTAGTGAGCCCAGATGAAGACGTCCCTCCAGAGGTCCAGTCTGTCTCGGAGCGGCTGAGCAGCACCCAGCACTCCAGCAGAGACgtcaccatcaccctcatccTGCACGCCTTCCAGGCTGCTCTGGGCACCGGTCACGACCTGCAGGCGCTCCACACCACCCTGCAG ACGAAGCGGCCAGAGGAGCTGGAGCAGCTCGTGGAGGCAGTGACGGACCGCATGGAGACAGCAGCCTCTACAGCTGATCTCAGCACAGCTAGACGAGTTCTGCTGCAGAGCATGGAAAGGCTCAGGGAGAGCCTGGCTGGTCCTGGTCCTGCTGATGGCTGCCCAGATACCG GGGCTGTTGAGACTTTTACGCTGCCCCTCCCTAAATGTCACACGTGCTCCTGGGAGAACGACACCCTTG gTGTTCTGTATTACATTCTCACCAGCGGGTCGGACCTGGACTCACTTCCAGACTGTTTCCTGAAAGCAGAACTGGATGAGGACGATACTAACGACACCAGTGTGGATGAGGAAGACGAGATGGAGGGAAACAAAGTGGAGCACGAGTTTCAAAACCACCGCATCTCCACCACATCCTCTTCCTCGAGGGACTCCGGCTACTCTCTGTCCTCCAGCTGGTCTGTGGTCTCCACGCCATCTGGCTCCTCAGGTGTGGAGAGTGACTTCAGCGAGGACACGACACACGAGGACGCAGAGAAGGGACAAGAGAGCCAACCGAAGCTTAGAAAGAAACCCAAAAAGAAGTCCAGATCCATCTTAGGTGTAGAGCGCTTCTCCTCGTTTTTCAAGAGTCCTCGCAGCCCGAGCAACTGCCGCCGTGTCCAGAGTATGGGCTACAGGGGTGACTTTACCACAGACTGTCAAAGAACTGGTTCGCAGCTTAAACACTCCAGGTCCATGTCCAGACAAGCTCATCCTCTGCATCCGTCCACCACTGCTCTGGATCCTCTTTCCCCCCGGAAGCACATGTGCGTCCGCAGGAGGCCGATCCTGAGCTGCGACGAGGGCGATGTGACAGAAGTGCCCACCTTAGTCAAAGTGGTGGTGTTTGGAGGTGACAGAGAGGCGGGCAGGTTGGCCAGGGCATACAGCGACCTGCAGCAGAAAGAGAGTAAATGTCCTCGACTCACCAAGACGTGCAAACtgcagttttactttgttcCCACCAAAAGGAGAACGATAGGAAGCACAGGGGGAGGACACACACCGACCGAAGGGCCGACAGGAACCAAAACTGCTGCCTCTGTG GAGAGTAATGGCAGTATACTGGAGGACAGCACCACTGATATAGCCCAGATGTTGGGCATGATGGACCCCTGGTACGAGCGAAACGTCCTCAGTCTGCTCAGCCTGTCCTCTGACGTCCTCTGTCAG CAGACTGCCTGTAAGGAGGGAGGAGATGAGTCAGTGAGCAGTGGCAGCGCAGAGAGTCTTCCCCTGCTGGCCGACTTGGTGCTTTATTACTGCCGACATGCAGACCAGCCTGTTCTGGTGCAGCTCTACCAGGCTGAG CTGACCCTGgctggaggagagaagagaagggAAGTGTTTATTCACTCTCTGGAGCTCGGGCACACTGCTGGAACCAGAGCTGTTAAGGCCATGG GTGCTGCCAGCAAAAGGTTTGGCATTGATGGAGAGCGTGAGGCTGTCCCTTTAACACTAAGTGTTGGCTACAACATG GTGGCTGTTAGTGGGAGGAGCCAGTGGATGCAGACAGAGAAGGTCTGCACATCTGTGAATCTCTACAAAGCCTGCAGGAAACCTGAGCAGCTCG ATTCAAGAATAGAAAGTCTGCAGCTGACGATGACAGAGGTCCTGAAGAGGCAGTGCTCCAAGTCAAAAAAGGGCTACAACCAG CACATCTCCATATCAAAGGTAAAGGTGGACAAGGTGGAGGTGAACGGAGGAATAGACGGGACGACGTTTGCCGTGTGTCTGGATCAGGATGAGAAGAAGTTCATCCAAAGTGTCACCAG gtgtgAGGTGTCTCTGTGCTGTAAACCAGGAAGCAGTTCAGACTGGATGTCCTACAAACCCTCACCTGGACAGGTCCAGCCTCTGCACCCGTCCtactgctctctgctctgcctccCCATCACCTCGTTCTCTGCCTCCTGCCCCTGA
- the LOC125879065 gene encoding phosphoinositide 3-kinase regulatory subunit 5-like isoform X1 encodes MIEDTDTSSRWKMMPRMEQSSCTEDRIQHVLERCLSSLGLDTPDKQLWNAGLCINRWCLEELVKRDPHNFLILLQKILRKTKEVLEQSQYELVVPLTLLFSSTLLKAPQVASDCDVLQEAYILFHSFLSWPEPCSSACKRLLNIIQQELRAPGISFQRLLRMEQGISPEIHCSKTMTVLLVSPDEDVPPEVQSVSERLSSTQHSSRDVTITLILHAFQAALGTGHDLQALHTTLQTKRPEELEQLVEAVTDRMETAASTADLSTARRVLLQSMERLRESLAGPGPADGCPDTGAVETFTLPLPKCHTCSWENDTLGVLYYILTSGSDLDSLPDCFLKAELDEDDTNDTSVDEEDEMEGNKVEHEFQNHRISTTSSSSRDSGYSLSSSWSVVSTPSGSSGVESDFSEDTTHEDAEKGQESQPKLRKKPKKKSRSILGVERFSSFFKSPRSPSNCRRVQSMGYRGDFTTDCQRTGSQLKHSRSMSRQAHPLHPSTTALDPLSPRKHMCVRRRPILSCDEGDVTEVPTLVKVVVFGGDREAGRLARAYSDLQQKESKCPRLTKTCKLQFYFVPTKRRTIGSTGGGHTPTEGPTGTKTAASVESNGSILEDSTTDIAQMLGMMDPWYERNVLSLLSLSSDVLCQQTACKEGGDESVSSGSAESLPLLADLVLYYCRHADQPVLVQLYQAELTLAGGEKRREVFIHSLELGHTAGTRAVKAMGAASKRFGIDGEREAVPLTLSVGYNMVAVSGRSQWMQTEKVCTSVNLYKACRKPEQLDSRIESLQLTMTEVLKRQCSKSKKGYNQHISISKVKVDKVEVNGGIDGTTFAVCLDQDEKKFIQSVTRCEVSLCCKPGSSSDWMSYKPSPGQVQPLHPSYCSLLCLPITSFSASCP; translated from the exons AAGATGATGCCGAGGATGGAGCAGAGCTCGTGCACTGAGGATCGTATCCAGCATGTCCTCGAGCGTTGCCTCAGCAGCTTGGGCCTGGACACTCCGGACAAACAACTCTGGAACG CTGGGCTGTGCATAAACCGCTGGTGTTTGGAGGAACTTGTGAAGAGAGATCCGCACAACTTCCTCATCCTTCTACAGAAAATACTGAGGAAAACAAAGGAG GTGCTGGAGCAGAGTCAGTACGAGCTGGTGGTGCCTCTCACTCTCCTGTTCTCTTCAACCCTCCTCAAA GCTCCTCAGGTGGCGTCAGACTGTGACGTGCTGCAGGAGGCCTACATATTGTTCCATAGTTTCCTATCCTGGCCTGAGCCGTGCAGCTCCGCCTGCAAACGCCTGCTGAATATCATCCAGCAGGAGCTCAGAGCACCAG GTATTTCATTTCAAAGACTGCTTCGCATGGAGCAGGGTATTTCCCCAGAGATTCACTGCTCTAAAACCAT GACGGTGCTGTTAGTGAGCCCAGATGAAGACGTCCCTCCAGAGGTCCAGTCTGTCTCGGAGCGGCTGAGCAGCACCCAGCACTCCAGCAGAGACgtcaccatcaccctcatccTGCACGCCTTCCAGGCTGCTCTGGGCACCGGTCACGACCTGCAGGCGCTCCACACCACCCTGCAG ACGAAGCGGCCAGAGGAGCTGGAGCAGCTCGTGGAGGCAGTGACGGACCGCATGGAGACAGCAGCCTCTACAGCTGATCTCAGCACAGCTAGACGAGTTCTGCTGCAGAGCATGGAAAGGCTCAGGGAGAGCCTGGCTGGTCCTGGTCCTGCTGATGGCTGCCCAGATACCG GGGCTGTTGAGACTTTTACGCTGCCCCTCCCTAAATGTCACACGTGCTCCTGGGAGAACGACACCCTTG gTGTTCTGTATTACATTCTCACCAGCGGGTCGGACCTGGACTCACTTCCAGACTGTTTCCTGAAAGCAGAACTGGATGAGGACGATACTAACGACACCAGTGTGGATGAGGAAGACGAGATGGAGGGAAACAAAGTGGAGCACGAGTTTCAAAACCACCGCATCTCCACCACATCCTCTTCCTCGAGGGACTCCGGCTACTCTCTGTCCTCCAGCTGGTCTGTGGTCTCCACGCCATCTGGCTCCTCAGGTGTGGAGAGTGACTTCAGCGAGGACACGACACACGAGGACGCAGAGAAGGGACAAGAGAGCCAACCGAAGCTTAGAAAGAAACCCAAAAAGAAGTCCAGATCCATCTTAGGTGTAGAGCGCTTCTCCTCGTTTTTCAAGAGTCCTCGCAGCCCGAGCAACTGCCGCCGTGTCCAGAGTATGGGCTACAGGGGTGACTTTACCACAGACTGTCAAAGAACTGGTTCGCAGCTTAAACACTCCAGGTCCATGTCCAGACAAGCTCATCCTCTGCATCCGTCCACCACTGCTCTGGATCCTCTTTCCCCCCGGAAGCACATGTGCGTCCGCAGGAGGCCGATCCTGAGCTGCGACGAGGGCGATGTGACAGAAGTGCCCACCTTAGTCAAAGTGGTGGTGTTTGGAGGTGACAGAGAGGCGGGCAGGTTGGCCAGGGCATACAGCGACCTGCAGCAGAAAGAGAGTAAATGTCCTCGACTCACCAAGACGTGCAAACtgcagttttactttgttcCCACCAAAAGGAGAACGATAGGAAGCACAGGGGGAGGACACACACCGACCGAAGGGCCGACAGGAACCAAAACTGCTGCCTCTGTG GAGAGTAATGGCAGTATACTGGAGGACAGCACCACTGATATAGCCCAGATGTTGGGCATGATGGACCCCTGGTACGAGCGAAACGTCCTCAGTCTGCTCAGCCTGTCCTCTGACGTCCTCTGTCAG CAGACTGCCTGTAAGGAGGGAGGAGATGAGTCAGTGAGCAGTGGCAGCGCAGAGAGTCTTCCCCTGCTGGCCGACTTGGTGCTTTATTACTGCCGACATGCAGACCAGCCTGTTCTGGTGCAGCTCTACCAGGCTGAG CTGACCCTGgctggaggagagaagagaagggAAGTGTTTATTCACTCTCTGGAGCTCGGGCACACTGCTGGAACCAGAGCTGTTAAGGCCATGG GTGCTGCCAGCAAAAGGTTTGGCATTGATGGAGAGCGTGAGGCTGTCCCTTTAACACTAAGTGTTGGCTACAACATG GTGGCTGTTAGTGGGAGGAGCCAGTGGATGCAGACAGAGAAGGTCTGCACATCTGTGAATCTCTACAAAGCCTGCAGGAAACCTGAGCAGCTCG ATTCAAGAATAGAAAGTCTGCAGCTGACGATGACAGAGGTCCTGAAGAGGCAGTGCTCCAAGTCAAAAAAGGGCTACAACCAG CACATCTCCATATCAAAGGTAAAGGTGGACAAGGTGGAGGTGAACGGAGGAATAGACGGGACGACGTTTGCCGTGTGTCTGGATCAGGATGAGAAGAAGTTCATCCAAAGTGTCACCAG gtgtgAGGTGTCTCTGTGCTGTAAACCAGGAAGCAGTTCAGACTGGATGTCCTACAAACCCTCACCTGGACAGGTCCAGCCTCTGCACCCGTCCtactgctctctgctctgcctccCCATCACCTCGTTCTCTGCCTCCTGCCCCTGA
- the LOC125879065 gene encoding phosphoinositide 3-kinase regulatory subunit 5-like isoform X2: protein MIEDTDTSSRWKMMPRMEQSSCTEDRIQHVLERCLSSLGLDTPDKQLWNAGLCINRWCLEELVKRDPHNFLILLQKILRKTKEVLEQSQYELVVPLTLLFSSTLLKAPQVASDCDVLQEAYILFHSFLSWPEPCSSACKRLLNIIQQELRAPGISFQRLLRMEQGISPEIHCSKTMTVLLVSPDEDVPPEVQSVSERLSSTQHSSRDVTITLILHAFQAALGTGHDLQALHTTLQTKRPEELEQLVEAVTDRMETAASTADLSTARRVLLQSMERLRESLAGPGPADGCPDTGAVETFTLPLPKCHTCSWENDTLGVLYYILTSGSDLDSLPDCFLKAELDEDDTNDTSVDEEDEMEGNKVEHEFQNHRISTTSSSSRDSGYSLSSSWSVVSTPSGSSGVESDFSEDTTHEDAEKGQESQPKLRKKPKKKSRSILGVERFSSFFKSPRSPSNCRRVQSMGYRGDFTTDCQRTGSQLKHSRSMSRQAHPLHPSTTALDPLSPRKHMCVRRRPILSCDEGDVTEVPTLVKVVVFGGDREAGRLARAYSDLQQKESKCPRLTKTCKLQFYFVPTKRRTIGSTGGGHTPTEGPTGTKTAASVESNGSILEDSTTDIAQMLGMMDPWYERNVLSLLSLSSDVLCQTACKEGGDESVSSGSAESLPLLADLVLYYCRHADQPVLVQLYQAELTLAGGEKRREVFIHSLELGHTAGTRAVKAMGAASKRFGIDGEREAVPLTLSVGYNMVAVSGRSQWMQTEKVCTSVNLYKACRKPEQLDSRIESLQLTMTEVLKRQCSKSKKGYNQHISISKVKVDKVEVNGGIDGTTFAVCLDQDEKKFIQSVTRCEVSLCCKPGSSSDWMSYKPSPGQVQPLHPSYCSLLCLPITSFSASCP from the exons AAGATGATGCCGAGGATGGAGCAGAGCTCGTGCACTGAGGATCGTATCCAGCATGTCCTCGAGCGTTGCCTCAGCAGCTTGGGCCTGGACACTCCGGACAAACAACTCTGGAACG CTGGGCTGTGCATAAACCGCTGGTGTTTGGAGGAACTTGTGAAGAGAGATCCGCACAACTTCCTCATCCTTCTACAGAAAATACTGAGGAAAACAAAGGAG GTGCTGGAGCAGAGTCAGTACGAGCTGGTGGTGCCTCTCACTCTCCTGTTCTCTTCAACCCTCCTCAAA GCTCCTCAGGTGGCGTCAGACTGTGACGTGCTGCAGGAGGCCTACATATTGTTCCATAGTTTCCTATCCTGGCCTGAGCCGTGCAGCTCCGCCTGCAAACGCCTGCTGAATATCATCCAGCAGGAGCTCAGAGCACCAG GTATTTCATTTCAAAGACTGCTTCGCATGGAGCAGGGTATTTCCCCAGAGATTCACTGCTCTAAAACCAT GACGGTGCTGTTAGTGAGCCCAGATGAAGACGTCCCTCCAGAGGTCCAGTCTGTCTCGGAGCGGCTGAGCAGCACCCAGCACTCCAGCAGAGACgtcaccatcaccctcatccTGCACGCCTTCCAGGCTGCTCTGGGCACCGGTCACGACCTGCAGGCGCTCCACACCACCCTGCAG ACGAAGCGGCCAGAGGAGCTGGAGCAGCTCGTGGAGGCAGTGACGGACCGCATGGAGACAGCAGCCTCTACAGCTGATCTCAGCACAGCTAGACGAGTTCTGCTGCAGAGCATGGAAAGGCTCAGGGAGAGCCTGGCTGGTCCTGGTCCTGCTGATGGCTGCCCAGATACCG GGGCTGTTGAGACTTTTACGCTGCCCCTCCCTAAATGTCACACGTGCTCCTGGGAGAACGACACCCTTG gTGTTCTGTATTACATTCTCACCAGCGGGTCGGACCTGGACTCACTTCCAGACTGTTTCCTGAAAGCAGAACTGGATGAGGACGATACTAACGACACCAGTGTGGATGAGGAAGACGAGATGGAGGGAAACAAAGTGGAGCACGAGTTTCAAAACCACCGCATCTCCACCACATCCTCTTCCTCGAGGGACTCCGGCTACTCTCTGTCCTCCAGCTGGTCTGTGGTCTCCACGCCATCTGGCTCCTCAGGTGTGGAGAGTGACTTCAGCGAGGACACGACACACGAGGACGCAGAGAAGGGACAAGAGAGCCAACCGAAGCTTAGAAAGAAACCCAAAAAGAAGTCCAGATCCATCTTAGGTGTAGAGCGCTTCTCCTCGTTTTTCAAGAGTCCTCGCAGCCCGAGCAACTGCCGCCGTGTCCAGAGTATGGGCTACAGGGGTGACTTTACCACAGACTGTCAAAGAACTGGTTCGCAGCTTAAACACTCCAGGTCCATGTCCAGACAAGCTCATCCTCTGCATCCGTCCACCACTGCTCTGGATCCTCTTTCCCCCCGGAAGCACATGTGCGTCCGCAGGAGGCCGATCCTGAGCTGCGACGAGGGCGATGTGACAGAAGTGCCCACCTTAGTCAAAGTGGTGGTGTTTGGAGGTGACAGAGAGGCGGGCAGGTTGGCCAGGGCATACAGCGACCTGCAGCAGAAAGAGAGTAAATGTCCTCGACTCACCAAGACGTGCAAACtgcagttttactttgttcCCACCAAAAGGAGAACGATAGGAAGCACAGGGGGAGGACACACACCGACCGAAGGGCCGACAGGAACCAAAACTGCTGCCTCTGTG GAGAGTAATGGCAGTATACTGGAGGACAGCACCACTGATATAGCCCAGATGTTGGGCATGATGGACCCCTGGTACGAGCGAAACGTCCTCAGTCTGCTCAGCCTGTCCTCTGACGTCCTCTGTCAG ACTGCCTGTAAGGAGGGAGGAGATGAGTCAGTGAGCAGTGGCAGCGCAGAGAGTCTTCCCCTGCTGGCCGACTTGGTGCTTTATTACTGCCGACATGCAGACCAGCCTGTTCTGGTGCAGCTCTACCAGGCTGAG CTGACCCTGgctggaggagagaagagaagggAAGTGTTTATTCACTCTCTGGAGCTCGGGCACACTGCTGGAACCAGAGCTGTTAAGGCCATGG GTGCTGCCAGCAAAAGGTTTGGCATTGATGGAGAGCGTGAGGCTGTCCCTTTAACACTAAGTGTTGGCTACAACATG GTGGCTGTTAGTGGGAGGAGCCAGTGGATGCAGACAGAGAAGGTCTGCACATCTGTGAATCTCTACAAAGCCTGCAGGAAACCTGAGCAGCTCG ATTCAAGAATAGAAAGTCTGCAGCTGACGATGACAGAGGTCCTGAAGAGGCAGTGCTCCAAGTCAAAAAAGGGCTACAACCAG CACATCTCCATATCAAAGGTAAAGGTGGACAAGGTGGAGGTGAACGGAGGAATAGACGGGACGACGTTTGCCGTGTGTCTGGATCAGGATGAGAAGAAGTTCATCCAAAGTGTCACCAG gtgtgAGGTGTCTCTGTGCTGTAAACCAGGAAGCAGTTCAGACTGGATGTCCTACAAACCCTCACCTGGACAGGTCCAGCCTCTGCACCCGTCCtactgctctctgctctgcctccCCATCACCTCGTTCTCTGCCTCCTGCCCCTGA